Genomic window (Propionibacteriaceae bacterium ZF39):
GCGACCATGCCCGCATAGTGCGCCGTGCCGCAGCCGATGATCACGATGCGCTGGATCGAGCGCAGCTCGCTCGTGGCGATGCGGATCTCGTCGAGGGTCAGGGAGCCATCAGTCGCATAGCGCCCCAGCAGCGTGTCCGCCAGCGCCCGCGGCTGCTCGTGGATCTCCTTGCGCATGAACCAGTCGAAGCCGTCCTTCTGGGCGGCCGACAGGTCCCAGTCGACGTGATAGGGCCGCACCTCGGCGGGGTTGCCGTCGAAATCTGTGACGGTCCACGCATCGGCCGTGATCTCGACCATCTGGTCCTGGCCCAGCTCGACGGCCTCGCGCGTGTGCTCGATGAATGCGGCGACATCGGATCCGATGAAGTTCTCACCCTCGCCCACGCCGACGACGAGCGGGGAGTTGCGGCGGGCCGCGACGACCCGCCCCGGCTGCTGCGCATCCACGGCGACGAGGGTGAAGGCACCCTCGAGTCGGCGGCAGATGGTACGCAGAGCCTCTGCCACGTCGGCCCCGCCGTCGACCTCGATGCCGAGCAGCTGGGCGACGACCTCGGTATCGGTCTCAGACTTCAGCACGACACCAGCGGCCTCCAGCTCGGCCTTCAGCGCGGCGAAGTTCTCGATGATGCCGTTGTGGACCAGGGCAACCCGCCCGCTGGCCGAGAGGTGGGGGTGGGCATTGACGTCGGTCGGACCGCCGTGCGTGGCCCAGCGCGTGTGGCCGATGCCGGTGTCGGATTCGGGCAGGGGGTTCGCGGCGAGCTCTGCCTCGAGATTGGCGAGCTTGCCGGCTTTCTTGGCACTGGCGATCTCGCCATCGGCCACCAGGGCCACACCGGCAGAGTCATAACCGCGATATTCGAGACGGCGCAGGCCCTCGATGACAACGTCCTGGGCCGACTGCTTGCCGACATATCCCACGATTCCACACATGGCGGAAAGCGTAACGCCGTCAAACAGGTGCGGCAGAATGCAGCCATGTCGCAAGCAGAGGCCGAGGCCACCGGCCCCTATGTCCAGCGCAGTCGAGCCGATTGGGCCGAGATGGCCCCCCGGGTTCCGATGACCCTGGACGAACCGGTGCTGAAGCAACTGCGAGGCACCGGCGACCCGACGAACCTGGCCGAGGTCGCGGAGGTCTATCTCCCCCTGACCCGCCTCCTGTCGATGTATGTCCATCACACCGGTGAGCTCTTCCGCTCCACCAACAACTTCCTGCGGATGACCACCCGGCGTACGCCTTTTGTCATCGGGGTCGCCGGATCGGTCGCGGTCGGCAAATCGACCACAGCGCGTATCCTCCAGGCCCTGCTGTCCCGCTGGCCCGAGCATCCGCGCGTCGAGCTGATCACCACCGACGGCTTTCTCTGGCCGAACGCCGAGCTCGAACGCCGCAACATCCTCCACCGCAAGGGCTTCCCCGAGTCCTATGACCGGCGGTCCCTGCAGCGGTTCGTGATGGATGTGAAATCGGGCCTCGACGAGGTGTCTGCGCCGGTCTATTCCCACATGGTCTATGACATCGTCCCGGGCGAGCGGGTGGTCGTGCAGCGCCCCGACATCCTCATCGTCGAGGGCCTCAACGTCCTCCAGCCCGCGCGCATCCGCTCCGACGGCACGACCGGTCTGGCCCTGAGCGACTTCTTCGACTTCTCGGTCTATGTCGATGCAGCGGATTCGGACATCCGACGCTGGTACCTCAAACGCTTCATGCGCCTGCGAGAGACCGCCTTCCGCGACCCACGTTCGTACTTCTGGAAGTACGTCGAGATGACCGATCGCGAGGCGCTTCATCGCTCCGAGGAGATCTGGGACACCATCAACGGCCCCAACCTCGCCATGAACATCCGCCCCACCCGCGGCCGCGCCACCGCCATCCTGCGCAAGGGCGAGAACCACGAGGTCAAGTGGGTCCGGATCCGCAAGATCTGACTTCCTTCGGCTTGGTACGCCGCGACAACAGGCTCAACTGCACGGTCGTGCTGGCAGAGTGGTCGCGGAAAGGCACCAACGATGAGTCGATGGCAACCGAACCCCCACGGACCGCCGCAGGGTCCGCCGCCGGGCTGGAACCAGGGACCACCGCCGCCCCCGCAGTGGGGCGCGCCAAGCCGGACAGACCCACCTGGCCCACCGGGCCCACCGTTCCCCGGACCAGCCGGGGGTCCGCCTCGCCCGCCGAAGAAGAGTGTCCTGCCGGTGGTGATCGGAGTGGTCGCCCTTGTGCTCGTGCTGACCCTGGTCGGAGGCTTCTTCCTCGTGAGGGCGTTGTTCTCACGGGCAACCTCACAGACGACCCCGGCACAGGTCCAGCCGACACCGGCCAGCACGTCCCCGTCCGCGGGCCAGGGGACCCTGTCCGGAAGTCTCGAGGGCTCAGGGGCCTCGGCCGCGCAGGTGGCGATGGAAGCCTGGAGTCAGGACCTGTCCAGGACCCACCCCGGCCTCACTCTGAACTACTCGCCTGTGGGCAGCGGAGCCGGCCGCGCCGACTTCAGCAGCGGCGGTTCGGTGTTTGCCATGAGCGACCGGGCGCTGAAGGACGATGAGATCAACCGGACGACCCAATGTGTCGGGCCTGCGATCAATCTGCCCGTCGTGGTCATGCCCTTGGCCATTCTGGCGAACGTTCCCGGCACCACACAGCTCACGCTCGATGCGCCTACGCTGGTGGCCATCTACACGGGCGGGATCACCACCTGGAACGATCCGCGTATCGCTTCGCTCAACGCCGGCGTGACCCTGCCGAACACTCCGATCACGCCTGTCTATCGTTCGGACAACGCCGCGGTCAACGAAGTCCTCACTGCCTGGCTCGCGCCGGCCGGTGGTTCACTCGGCTCCGGCGGGGAATGGAAAGGCACAACTGGTCAGGCCGCGAAGGGGTCCAGCGGTGTCGCGACCGCGGTCGGGAGCACCGCGGGTGCCCTCGGCTATCTCGAGTCCGGGCTTGTCCCGGCGGGATCCACGCTGATCTCCCTGCGGCAGGGGGACAAGGCGTACTCCCCGACCGGCCCCCAGGCCACCCAACTCCTCGACCAGTCGCCCAGGGTGCCCGGCCGGGGCCCGAACGATCTCGCCCGTGTCATCACGCCCGGCACCGGTGACGCCTACCCGCTGCTGCGGGTGACCTACCTGATCGTGTGCGAAAAGTACGCCGACCCCTCCCAGGGCGAGCTCGTGCAGGGCACGTTCTCGTGGATCGTCAGCCCAGAGGGGCACGGCCGGGCCGTGTCGGCCGGTGGCTCGGCCCGGCTCTCCGAGCAGATGTACGCCGAACTCGCTGCTGCCGTGTCCACGATCTCCTGACCGATCTCCGGCCCTGAGCGGGAGCAACGAAACGAGGCCCGGACCTGATGTCCGGGCCTCATTGCTGCTCGCGTCAGAGCGACAGGCGTACGCGCACTTCCTCGGCCAACCGCTCGGCGACCTCCCGGGCGCGCTGATCGGTTTCGGCCTCGACCATGACGCGGACGAGCTGCTCAGTGCCGGAGGGGCGCAGGAGTACGCGACCCGTGGTCCCGAGCGACCGCGACTCGGCCTGCACAGCCTTGACCAGATTGGGCTCGATGCCCGCCCTGGACTTGTCGACGCCTGCGACGTTGATGAGCACCTGCGGCAGCCGCTGCATGACACCCGCAAGCTCCGCCAGCGACTTGCCCGTGGCAGCCATCCGGCCCATCAGGTGGAGGCCCGTGAGCGTGCCGTCACCGGTGGTGGCGAACTCGCTCATGACGACATGCCCCGACTGTTCGCCGCCGAGGGTGAACCCGTTGGCCTTCATCGACTCCAGCACATAGCGGTCGCCGACCTTGGTTTGATCGACGAGCAGGCCCGCATTGCGCATCGCGATGACGAAACCGAGATTGCTCATCACGGTCGCCACGACGGTGTCGTTGACGAGTTTGCCCTGCTCGCGCATGGCCAGCGCCAGCACGGCGAGGATCTGGTCGCCGTCCACGATCGCGCCCGTGGCATCGACCGCGAGACAGCGATCGGCGTCACCGTCGAGGGCGATACCGAGATCGGCCCGATGCTCGACCACAGCGGCCTGCAGGTCATCCATGTGGGTGGACCCGCAGTTGTCGTTGATGTTCAGACCATCGGGATCGGCATGAATCGCCACGACATCCGCACCGGCCTGCGAGAACGCCTGGACCGCCGTCTGATGGGCGGCGCCGTTGGCGCAGTCCACCACGACCTTGATCCCCCGCAGGCGGATCGGCCCGAGGCTGTTGACCAGGTGATCGACATAGGAATCCACGAGATCGTGGTCCTGGCGGATGCGTCCCACGTTTGCACCCTCGGGGCGTTCACCCCGGATGCCGATGTGGGCCTCGATGGCGTCCTCGAGATCGTCGTCGAGCTTCGACCCACCGCGGGCGAAGAACTTGATCCCGTTGTCCGGCATCGGGTTGTGGCTGGCCGACAGCATGACGCCGAGGTCGGCGCCGGTGGTGGCGGTCAGATAGGCAACGCCCGGCGTGGGGACCACGCCGAGGTGGACGACGTCAACCCCGGCGCTGGCAAGGCCGGCCATGACTGCCGCTTCGAGAAATTCCCCCGAGGCGCGCGGGTCCCGGCCCACCACAGCGGTGGGCCGGTGACCTGCGAAAAGGCCGGTCTCGCCAAGCACATGGGCTGCGGCCACGGACAAATCGAGCGCGAGCTCCGCGGTGAGGTCGTGATTCGCCCTCCCGCGGACTCCGTCGGTTCCGAAAAGCCGACCCACGGCAATCAGCGCTTGCTGTACTGCGGCGCCTTGCGGGCCTTCTTGAGACCAGCCTTCTTGCGTTCCTTGATGCGCGCATCGCGGGTCAGCATGCCGGCCTTCTTCAGCGCCGGGCGCGAAGCCTCGGCATCGACCGCGTTGAGGGCGCGGGCCACACCGAGACGCATGGCGCCGGCCTGGCCGCTCTGGCCACCACCGTGGATGCGGGCGATGACGTCATAGGAACCCTCGACCAGCGCGGTCGAGAAGGGCTCGGACACGATCTGCTGGTGCACCTTGTTGGGGAAGTAGTCCTCCAGGGTGCGGCCGTTGATCTTCCACTGGCCGGAGCCGGGAATGATGCGCACACGCGCCACGGCCTGCTTGCGGCGGCCGGTCGCCTGGCCCGGGGCCACGACGGCCGGACGGCTGGTGGCCTGCTCGCCGGCCTGGCCGGCGCCGACACCGGTCTCCGAGCGATAGGCGATCTCGCGATCACCCTCGGTGAAGGTGTTCACCTCGTCACCCAGGTTCTCGTCGTTCTCGATTTCGTGCTCTGCAACGTTTTCGGTCATGTTCTCTCCCGGCTTCACTGGGCGATCTGGGTGATCTCGAACGCCTGCGGCTGCTGCGCGGCGTGGGGGTGCTCCGGACCGGCGTACACCTTCAGCTTCTTGATCAGCTGACGGCTCAGGCGGTTCTTCGGGAGCATGCCCCACACGGCCAGCTCGACGGCCTTGCGGGGATCGGAGGCGAGGAGCTCGCCATAGGAGGTGGCCTTCAGGCCGCCCGGGCGACCGGAGTGGCGATAGGCCATCTTGCTCGAGCGCTTGTTGCCGGACAGGGCGATCTTGGCGGCGTTCACGACGACCACGAAGTCACCACCGTCGACATGCGGCGCAAAGGTGGGCTTGTGCTTGCCGCGGAGCAGGGTGGCGGCCGTAACGGCCAGCCGACCCAGCACGACATCTTCGGCATCGATGACGACCCACTTGCGGTCGATCTCGCCGGGCTTGGGGCTATACGTGGACACGCAAACCTTCTTCTCTCGGAACTCAGCAGGACTCGCGGCGATCGGTGCCTCCTCGACGGCGGGCGAGAGCCACGCCGGAAACCGGCACCGCTTCTCGAAACCCGAAGTTCCGGACAGACGGAGCGATTCGCGGTGAACCAACTCCCGTTTGCGACCGAGCGCAACCCGGGAGACTTTACCCGCGCGGGCCGGCGTACGCCAAATCGGCCGGAACGGAAGCATCCCGCGAGACCCCTCCGCGTGCGTCGAGACCCCTGCTCGAGCAGACGTCTCGACGCAGGCGCGGGGGTCTCGGCGTACAGGCAGGTCAAAAAACAGGGGCCGCCCCGAAGGACGGCCCCTGTCAGGACGCGTACGCCGCGCCCTCAAAGG
Coding sequences:
- the coaA gene encoding type I pantothenate kinase, which produces MSQAEAEATGPYVQRSRADWAEMAPRVPMTLDEPVLKQLRGTGDPTNLAEVAEVYLPLTRLLSMYVHHTGELFRSTNNFLRMTTRRTPFVIGVAGSVAVGKSTTARILQALLSRWPEHPRVELITTDGFLWPNAELERRNILHRKGFPESYDRRSLQRFVMDVKSGLDEVSAPVYSHMVYDIVPGERVVVQRPDILIVEGLNVLQPARIRSDGTTGLALSDFFDFSVYVDAADSDIRRWYLKRFMRLRETAFRDPRSYFWKYVEMTDREALHRSEEIWDTINGPNLAMNIRPTRGRATAILRKGENHEVKWVRIRKI
- the rpsI gene encoding 30S ribosomal protein S9 — protein: MTENVAEHEIENDENLGDEVNTFTEGDREIAYRSETGVGAGQAGEQATSRPAVVAPGQATGRRKQAVARVRIIPGSGQWKINGRTLEDYFPNKVHQQIVSEPFSTALVEGSYDVIARIHGGGQSGQAGAMRLGVARALNAVDAEASRPALKKAGMLTRDARIKERKKAGLKKARKAPQYSKR
- the glmS gene encoding glutamine--fructose-6-phosphate transaminase (isomerizing); protein product: MCGIVGYVGKQSAQDVVIEGLRRLEYRGYDSAGVALVADGEIASAKKAGKLANLEAELAANPLPESDTGIGHTRWATHGGPTDVNAHPHLSASGRVALVHNGIIENFAALKAELEAAGVVLKSETDTEVVAQLLGIEVDGGADVAEALRTICRRLEGAFTLVAVDAQQPGRVVAARRNSPLVVGVGEGENFIGSDVAAFIEHTREAVELGQDQMVEITADAWTVTDFDGNPAEVRPYHVDWDLSAAQKDGFDWFMRKEIHEQPRALADTLLGRYATDGSLTLDEIRIATSELRSIQRIVIIGCGTAHYAGMVAKYAIEHWTRIPCEVELASEFRYRDPIVGPQTLVVAISQSGETADTLMAIRHAREQGSKVLAICNTNGSTIPRESDAVIYTHAGPEIGVASTKGFLTQVLACYLLGLYLAQVKSTKFGEEIVAIMHELETMPELVQEVLDNQQQVLELAADFADEPSVLFLGRHVGFPVALEGALKLKELAYIHAEGFAAGELKHGPIAVIDQDLPVFVVVPPRGRDMLHDKVVSNIQEIRARGARTIVLAEQDDEAVEQYADVLIRLPKVQTLLQPLVATVPLQIFACELATQKGHDVDQPRNLAKSVTVE
- the glmM gene encoding phosphoglucosamine mutase — its product is MGRLFGTDGVRGRANHDLTAELALDLSVAAAHVLGETGLFAGHRPTAVVGRDPRASGEFLEAAVMAGLASAGVDVVHLGVVPTPGVAYLTATTGADLGVMLSASHNPMPDNGIKFFARGGSKLDDDLEDAIEAHIGIRGERPEGANVGRIRQDHDLVDSYVDHLVNSLGPIRLRGIKVVVDCANGAAHQTAVQAFSQAGADVVAIHADPDGLNINDNCGSTHMDDLQAAVVEHRADLGIALDGDADRCLAVDATGAIVDGDQILAVLALAMREQGKLVNDTVVATVMSNLGFVIAMRNAGLLVDQTKVGDRYVLESMKANGFTLGGEQSGHVVMSEFATTGDGTLTGLHLMGRMAATGKSLAELAGVMQRLPQVLINVAGVDKSRAGIEPNLVKAVQAESRSLGTTGRVLLRPSGTEQLVRVMVEAETDQRAREVAERLAEEVRVRLSL
- a CDS encoding phosphate ABC transporter substrate-binding protein PstS, with the translated sequence MVIGVVALVLVLTLVGGFFLVRALFSRATSQTTPAQVQPTPASTSPSAGQGTLSGSLEGSGASAAQVAMEAWSQDLSRTHPGLTLNYSPVGSGAGRADFSSGGSVFAMSDRALKDDEINRTTQCVGPAINLPVVVMPLAILANVPGTTQLTLDAPTLVAIYTGGITTWNDPRIASLNAGVTLPNTPITPVYRSDNAAVNEVLTAWLAPAGGSLGSGGEWKGTTGQAAKGSSGVATAVGSTAGALGYLESGLVPAGSTLISLRQGDKAYSPTGPQATQLLDQSPRVPGRGPNDLARVITPGTGDAYPLLRVTYLIVCEKYADPSQGELVQGTFSWIVSPEGHGRAVSAGGSARLSEQMYAELAAAVSTIS
- the rplM gene encoding 50S ribosomal protein L13 codes for the protein MSTYSPKPGEIDRKWVVIDAEDVVLGRLAVTAATLLRGKHKPTFAPHVDGGDFVVVVNAAKIALSGNKRSSKMAYRHSGRPGGLKATSYGELLASDPRKAVELAVWGMLPKNRLSRQLIKKLKVYAGPEHPHAAQQPQAFEITQIAQ